A genomic stretch from Verrucomicrobiota bacterium includes:
- a CDS encoding NADH-quinone oxidoreductase subunit B, which produces MPSSTTEYGYDSKIEGDVVVTRVDAAINWFRKQSLWPMPMGLACCAIELMAAGASRFDISRFGSEVMRFSPRQSDVMIVAGTVTYKMALAVRRIYDQMPEPKWVIAMGACASTGGMYRSYAVLQGVDNIVPVDVYVAGCPPRPEALLDALIKLQHKLQNEPVLAVTKPAAA; this is translated from the coding sequence ATGCCCAGCAGCACCACCGAATACGGCTACGATTCCAAGATCGAGGGCGACGTCGTTGTCACGCGCGTGGATGCCGCGATCAACTGGTTCCGCAAGCAGTCGCTGTGGCCGATGCCGATGGGGCTCGCGTGCTGCGCCATCGAGCTGATGGCCGCGGGCGCGAGCCGCTTCGACATCTCGCGCTTTGGCTCCGAGGTGATGCGCTTCAGCCCGCGGCAGTCGGACGTGATGATCGTTGCCGGCACCGTCACCTACAAGATGGCGCTCGCCGTCCGGCGCATTTACGACCAGATGCCCGAGCCGAAATGGGTCATCGCGATGGGCGCGTGCGCCTCGACCGGCGGCATGTATCGCAGCTACGCCGTGCTGCAGGGTGTGGACAACATCGTGCCGGTGGACGTGTATGTGGCCGGGTGCCCGCCGCGTCCCGAGGCGCTGCTCGACGCGCTCATCAAGCTGCAACACAAGCTTCAGAACGAGCCCGTTCTCGCGGTGACCAAGCCCGCCGCTGCTTGA
- the nuoD gene encoding NADH dehydrogenase (quinone) subunit D has protein sequence MATETIEFREPSARVNLASFAAQPAAPAAPSPPAEDLQELHGEKLVLNMGPSHPSTHGVLRIVLEMDGEIITKATPDVGYLHRGDEKIAENMTYTQFIPYTDRLDYLAPLANNVAYALAVEKLMGIERQLPPRCQHIRVICCELARISAHLLGLGAYAMDVGALTVFMLTFTEREKIYNLCESLTGARFTTSYTRIGGLMRDTPPGWCDAVRKFCDEVAVNFDEVEKLLTRNPIFVGRTKDVGIISRADAIDFGLSGPNLRGSGVEHDVRKAHPYLVYDQLEFDVPVGSVGDCYDRYLVRMEEMRQSVRLLRQCLDRIPGGADNKSGEPVNVDDGKLVLPPKQKVMTGMEELIHQFILVTQGVNAPPGEVYFGAENPKGELGFYINSRGGGTPHRLKIRAPSFVNLSILPHLLPGHMVSDVVSILGSIDFVMGECDR, from the coding sequence ATGGCCACCGAAACCATCGAGTTCCGCGAGCCTTCAGCGCGAGTGAACCTCGCCTCCTTCGCGGCGCAGCCCGCTGCGCCCGCGGCTCCTTCCCCGCCCGCCGAGGACTTGCAGGAACTTCACGGCGAGAAGCTCGTGCTCAACATGGGCCCGTCGCATCCGTCCACGCACGGCGTGCTGCGCATCGTGCTGGAGATGGACGGCGAGATCATCACCAAGGCCACGCCGGACGTGGGTTACTTGCATCGCGGCGACGAGAAGATCGCCGAGAACATGACCTACACGCAGTTCATCCCTTACACCGACCGGCTCGATTACCTCGCGCCGCTCGCGAACAACGTGGCCTACGCGCTCGCGGTCGAGAAGCTCATGGGCATCGAGCGGCAGCTCCCGCCGCGCTGCCAGCACATCCGCGTCATCTGCTGCGAACTGGCGCGCATCTCGGCGCACCTGCTCGGCCTCGGCGCCTACGCGATGGATGTCGGCGCGCTGACGGTCTTCATGCTCACGTTCACGGAGCGCGAGAAGATTTACAACCTGTGCGAGTCGCTCACGGGCGCGCGCTTCACGACCAGCTACACGCGCATCGGCGGGCTCATGCGCGACACGCCGCCCGGCTGGTGCGACGCCGTGCGGAAGTTCTGCGACGAGGTCGCGGTGAACTTCGACGAGGTCGAGAAGCTGCTCACGCGCAATCCCATCTTCGTGGGCCGGACGAAAGACGTCGGCATCATCTCGCGCGCCGATGCGATTGACTTCGGCCTCAGCGGTCCGAACCTGCGCGGCAGCGGCGTCGAGCACGACGTGCGCAAGGCGCACCCGTATCTCGTTTACGACCAGCTTGAGTTCGACGTGCCGGTCGGCTCGGTGGGCGATTGTTACGACCGATACCTCGTCCGCATGGAGGAGATGCGCCAGAGCGTGCGACTCCTGCGCCAGTGCCTCGACCGCATCCCGGGCGGCGCGGACAACAAGTCCGGCGAGCCCGTCAACGTGGATGACGGCAAGCTTGTGCTGCCGCCCAAGCAGAAGGTGATGACGGGCATGGAGGAACTCATCCACCAGTTCATCCTCGTGACACAGGGCGTGAACGCGCCGCCGGGCGAGGTGTATTTCGGCGCGGAAAACCCGAAGGGAGAGCTGGGCTTCTACATCAACTCGCGCGGCGGCGGCACGCCGCACCGGCTGAAGATTCGCGCGCCGTCCTTCGTGAACCTGAGCATCCTGCCGCACCTGCTGCCCGGCCACATGGTCAGCGACGTGGTGAGCATCCTCGGCTCGATTGACTTCGTGATGGGGGAGTGTGACCGATGA
- a CDS encoding NADH-quinone oxidoreductase subunit C has product MPALEFANQLRAKFRELVSAPAEFRGEVTLTLADAGRIAEVCEFAKKSLGFDYLLDISSVDNYGDDPRWTVVYELYGIAHGCHLRLKTNLSEEKGELPTVTSVWRTADWHEREIFDMMGIRFRGHPDLRRILMWEGYPYFPLRKDFPLAGKPSEMPDVAFTKKAPLEGGPFVTLPGGKDTITREPRVRVPEN; this is encoded by the coding sequence ATGCCTGCACTCGAGTTCGCCAACCAGCTTCGCGCGAAATTCCGAGAACTCGTCTCCGCCCCCGCCGAGTTCCGGGGTGAAGTGACGCTTACGCTCGCGGACGCCGGGCGCATCGCCGAGGTCTGCGAGTTTGCCAAGAAATCGCTCGGCTTCGACTATCTCCTCGACATCTCCAGCGTGGACAACTACGGCGACGACCCGCGCTGGACGGTGGTTTACGAACTCTACGGCATCGCCCACGGCTGCCATCTGCGGCTCAAGACCAACTTGAGCGAGGAGAAGGGCGAGTTGCCCACCGTCACCAGCGTGTGGCGCACGGCCGATTGGCACGAGCGCGAGATTTTCGACATGATGGGCATCCGCTTTCGCGGTCATCCCGATCTGCGGCGCATCCTGATGTGGGAAGGCTATCCGTATTTTCCGCTGCGGAAGGACTTCCCGCTAGCCGGCAAGCCGAGCGAGATGCCCGATGTGGCCTTTACCAAGAAAGCGCCGCTCGAAGGCGGGCCATTCGTGACGCTGCCCGGCGGCAAGGACACCATCACCCGCGAGCCGAGGGTGCGCGTGCCCGAGAACTGA
- a CDS encoding NAD(P)H-dependent oxidoreductase subunit E gives MSFSVPAHLEAEINELISHYPQKRSASLMLLHAVQEHFGYISRDAIEWVARKLELQPINIYELVTFYPMFRQEPAGRFQLKVCRTLSCALGGSHELHAHCCARLGLDPRKHGLQTTKDGKFSVEFVECLAGCGTAPVMMCNEDFYEGVTGANADEILGRCR, from the coding sequence ATGAGCTTCAGCGTCCCCGCCCATCTCGAGGCCGAGATCAACGAACTGATCTCGCACTACCCGCAGAAGCGCAGCGCGTCGCTCATGCTGCTGCACGCGGTGCAGGAGCACTTCGGCTACATTTCGCGCGACGCCATCGAGTGGGTCGCGCGCAAGCTGGAGCTCCAGCCCATCAACATCTACGAACTGGTCACGTTCTACCCGATGTTCCGGCAGGAGCCGGCGGGCAGGTTCCAGCTCAAGGTCTGCCGCACGCTCTCGTGCGCACTGGGCGGCTCGCACGAGCTGCACGCGCACTGCTGCGCGCGCCTCGGCCTTGACCCGCGCAAGCACGGCTTGCAAACCACGAAGGACGGGAAGTTCTCCGTCGAGTTCGTCGAGTGCCTCGCCGGCTGCGGCACCGCGCCGGTGATGATGTGCAACGAGGATTTCTACGAGGGCGTCACCGGCGCGAACGCCGATGAGATTCTGGGGAGATGCAGGTGA